CAAGAACTCGCTTGCCGACAACACAACTTCCGACGCGACGAAGTCAGTGAATGACCAGTATCGGCGCGACGTACTCCCGATTCTGGAGAAGTACTGTTTCGGTTGCCATGGATATGGTGCGTCAGAAGGGAATCTGTCTTTTGACGAGTTGTCATCGGGATCATCGGTGGCGATGGACGTGATGAGCTGGTGGTCAGTTCTCAAGAACGTTCGTTCGGACGTGATGCCGCCCGATGGTGAAGATCAGCCAAGTGACTCTGAAAAGCATGTCCTCTCTGATTGGATCATCAATCGTGTGTTCTCTCTCGACCGAGATGCGGCCGACCCGGGCCCCGGCACGTTGCGCCGGCTGAATCGGCAGGAATACCGGAACACAATCCGCGATCTGATGGGCATCGAGTTCGACACGTCTGTTGAATTCCCTCCCGACGACTCTGGAGACGGTTTCGACAACAACGCCGATGCGTTGTCGATCTCACCACTACTCGCCGAGAAGTACATTGACGCAGCGCGCGACATCGTCGACCGTGCAGTGCCAAAAACTTCGCTTGAAGTTCCTGTCCAACTCGTTGACGCAGCGGCATTCACAACAGACATCGATGCTCCTGCTCAGCGTCTTGTGTTCGACGAAGCGGCGATCGCTATCGCAACTTTCGAAATCTCTGACGATGCAGAGTACCGGATCTTGATTCCGGTTGAGATTAATGGCAGCTTCAACTTCAATCCTGCGAGAAGTGTGGTTCAGGTATCCCTGGATGGCGAGGTTCTACACGATCACGAGTACGGATGGACCAACAATTTCGTCGAGACGGTATCCGTCGAGCGCCAGCTCAATCAGGGATCGCATTTGATCCAGTTCACATTGAACCCTGTCGAGTCGAATGAGGCGGGCACCGATGATCTGGCGAACGACGGGACGTCAGTCCGGTTGAAACTTCCGACCGTTCGGATCGAAGGTCCGCTGGACCGATCGTACTGGAAAAAGCCAGACGGATATGATCGCTTCTTTCATTTGGACGCTCCGCCGAGCGATGACGCTGAACGACTCCAGTATGCGACCGACGTGCTCCGGCGTTTCTGTCGACGTGCCTACCGTCGTCCTGTTGAAGAAAGTCATTTGCATCGCTTGATCGACGTGGCCGAACTCGACGCGCCGGCGAAAGACGCTGAGTCTTCAAGTTCGCTCTCATTTGAGCAACGAATCGGACGAGCGATGACAGCTGTGCTTGCTTCACCGCGTTTTCTGTTTCGTGTCGAGCACGCACGAACCTATGATGCGGAGACATATCCTGAAGTCGACGAGTTCTCACTCGCTTCGCGGCTATCGTACTTCCTCTGGTCCACGATGCCTGACGACCAGTTAATGCAGTTGGCCGAGCGCGGTGCACTCCGAGAAAACCTGGCCCACCAAGTTAATCGGATGTTGCGAGATGACCGCTCAGAACGGTTCATCAAGAACTTTGTCGGACAATGGCTGCAGACACGCGATGTTGAAAGTGTCCCCATCGACCCTTTAGTAGCTCTCGGAGTTCGCGCCGAATACGAACAGCTCAGAGACTATCTGGAATCGACAGCGAGTGGACGGCGTGAACCACCGGAAGATGCATCAGTCGGACACCGAGCGGCGTATCGACGCTATCGCGAGATCCGAGAACTTAGGGACCGTCTGAATGGAGACGTTCGCCGTGACATGGCCGATGAAACGGAGCGACATTTCTCGTATGTTCTCCGCGGCAATCGGTCGCTGGTCGAACTCATTGCCGCAGACTATGCCTTCTTAAATGAGCGGCTTGCCAAACATTATGGAGTTCCCAAAATTGAAGGAAATCAAATTCGCCGAGTCCAGCTACCTCCCGAGAGTCCTCTGGGGGGAGTCTTGACTCAGGGGACGTTTCTAGTGGTTACGTCTAACCCGACACGGACGTCCCCAGTTAAGAGAGGGCTGTTTATCCTCGACAATATTCTGGGCACTCCAGCACCGCCTGCGCCGGCCAATGTCCCAGAGTTAGAAGAATCGGCTGGCGAGAGTGAACTTTCCAACCCCACTCTCCGACAGTTGCTGGAGATCCATCGCAGCGAAGCATTGTGTCGTTCGTGTCATGCCAGATTCGATCCCCTCGGATTGGCGTTTGAGAACTTCACCGCCATCGGAACCTGGCGAGACAACGAAAACGGAGAGTCAATTCAACCGGCAGGGAGACTGATCTCGGGCGAATCCTTCGAGAATGTTACGGAATTGAAAAAAGTCCTCGCAGGTCCGCGCCGCAACGACTTTTACCGCTGTCTGGCAGAACGAACGTTGTCGTATGCAATCGGGCGAAGCCTCGATTTTG
The genomic region above belongs to Thalassoglobus sp. JC818 and contains:
- a CDS encoding DUF1592 domain-containing protein — translated: MTHVFLMAGWEMGHRSSLQSTVSMVFAFTMVCHLLAVSNVLGDNKNSLADNTTSDATKSVNDQYRRDVLPILEKYCFGCHGYGASEGNLSFDELSSGSSVAMDVMSWWSVLKNVRSDVMPPDGEDQPSDSEKHVLSDWIINRVFSLDRDAADPGPGTLRRLNRQEYRNTIRDLMGIEFDTSVEFPPDDSGDGFDNNADALSISPLLAEKYIDAARDIVDRAVPKTSLEVPVQLVDAAAFTTDIDAPAQRLVFDEAAIAIATFEISDDAEYRILIPVEINGSFNFNPARSVVQVSLDGEVLHDHEYGWTNNFVETVSVERQLNQGSHLIQFTLNPVESNEAGTDDLANDGTSVRLKLPTVRIEGPLDRSYWKKPDGYDRFFHLDAPPSDDAERLQYATDVLRRFCRRAYRRPVEESHLHRLIDVAELDAPAKDAESSSSLSFEQRIGRAMTAVLASPRFLFRVEHARTYDAETYPEVDEFSLASRLSYFLWSTMPDDQLMQLAERGALRENLAHQVNRMLRDDRSERFIKNFVGQWLQTRDVESVPIDPLVALGVRAEYEQLRDYLESTASGRREPPEDASVGHRAAYRRYREIRELRDRLNGDVRRDMADETERHFSYVLRGNRSLVELIAADYAFLNERLAKHYGVPKIEGNQIRRVQLPPESPLGGVLTQGTFLVVTSNPTRTSPVKRGLFILDNILGTPAPPAPANVPELEESAGESELSNPTLRQLLEIHRSEALCRSCHARFDPLGLAFENFTAIGTWRDNENGESIQPAGRLISGESFENVTELKKVLAGPRRNDFYRCLAERTLSYAIGRSLDFGDEVALEEIILHLEEQEGNAQALIMGVVNSSAFQRIRRPVGNITRR